The proteins below are encoded in one region of Flavobacterium sp. IMCC34852:
- a CDS encoding Smr/MutS family protein has protein sequence MITKGDKVSVLDDAIDGVVIDVKGNEITIETNEGFNLTFKSSELIKVGNTGEMNFSFNKNQVISEKEIPKPNYTNTEKKSRKEVPVPEFDLHIEKLVKNYKSMSNFDILTKQTETAKHHIEFAIKNRIPKIVFIHGVGEGILKSELDFMLGRYENVSFQDANYQKYGSGATEVYFKQNIK, from the coding sequence ATGATAACTAAAGGCGATAAAGTTTCGGTGCTTGACGATGCCATTGACGGCGTTGTAATTGATGTAAAAGGTAATGAAATTACTATTGAAACCAATGAGGGTTTTAATTTAACTTTTAAAAGCAGTGAACTGATAAAAGTTGGCAATACCGGAGAAATGAATTTTAGTTTTAATAAAAATCAGGTCATCTCCGAAAAAGAAATTCCAAAACCTAACTATACCAATACAGAAAAGAAATCCAGAAAGGAAGTACCGGTGCCCGAGTTTGATTTACACATCGAGAAGTTGGTTAAGAACTACAAATCAATGAGCAACTTTGACATCCTGACCAAACAAACGGAAACGGCCAAACACCATATAGAATTTGCCATCAAAAACAGAATCCCCAAGATTGTTTTTATCCATGGTGTAGGCGAAGGAATTTTAAAATCGGAGCTCGACTTTATGTTGGGCCGATATGAGAACGTTTCTTTTCAGGATGCCAACTATCAAAAATACGGTTCCGGTGCCACCGAAGTGTACTTTAAGCAAAATATCAAATAA
- a CDS encoding DUF5362 family protein, whose protein sequence is MEENQNFGLQLQNEAKDYLRESAKWSMFLAILGFIGIGFMALMAILMTSAMSMMPDDVPGPFGAIKGFISIIYLVFAILYLFPIYYLYKYADNAKKAVNFNNSEMLTTAFSNLKSHHKFLGISAIVIISLYILAAVVMVIGFSAMR, encoded by the coding sequence ATGGAAGAAAATCAAAATTTCGGCTTACAATTACAAAATGAAGCTAAGGATTATTTGAGAGAAAGTGCCAAATGGTCAATGTTCTTAGCCATTTTAGGCTTTATCGGAATCGGATTTATGGCATTGATGGCTATTTTGATGACATCTGCTATGTCAATGATGCCGGATGATGTTCCGGGTCCGTTTGGAGCCATCAAAGGTTTTATTTCAATAATTTATCTGGTCTTTGCTATTTTGTATTTGTTCCCGATTTATTATTTGTACAAATATGCCGATAATGCTAAGAAAGCAGTTAATTTCAACAATTCAGAAATGTTGACCACCGCTTTCAGCAATTTAAAATCACACCACAAATTCTTAGGGATTTCGGCTATCGTTATTATTTCGTTATACATTTTAGCGGCAGTTGTTATGGTAATAGGATTTAGTGCTATGAGATAA
- the rocD gene encoding ornithine--oxo-acid transaminase, with protein sequence MSVLEKLTSADAINLEDQYGAHNYHPLPVVLNRGEGVYVWDVEGKKYYDFLSAYSAVNQGHCHPKIIGAMIEQAQALTLTSRAFYNDKLGIYEEYITKYFGFDKVLPMNTGAEAVETALKICRKWAYEKKGIPENEAQIIVCDGNFHGRTTTIISFSNDENARKNFGPYTAGFIKIAYDDLEALEKAITSSKNIAGFLVEPIQGEAGVYVPSEDYLAKAKALCKANNVLFIADEVQTGIARTGSLLAVCGNCTCENQCEKQSSYVTPDVLILGKAVSGGVYPVSAVLANNDIMNVIKPGQHGSTFGGNPIAAAVAMAALEVVSEEHLAQNARRLGKIFRTELAKYIETSNIATLVRGKGLLNAIVINDTEDSDTAWNICMKLAENGLLAKPTHGNIIRFAPPLVMTETQLSDCVSIIISTLKQFEK encoded by the coding sequence ATGTCAGTTTTAGAAAAATTAACTTCAGCCGATGCCATTAACTTAGAAGACCAATACGGAGCCCATAATTATCATCCGTTACCGGTAGTGCTGAATAGAGGAGAAGGAGTTTATGTTTGGGATGTGGAAGGCAAAAAATACTATGATTTCCTTTCGGCTTATTCTGCCGTAAACCAAGGTCATTGCCACCCGAAAATTATCGGAGCCATGATAGAACAAGCCCAAGCTTTGACGCTAACTTCTCGTGCTTTTTACAATGATAAGTTAGGTATTTACGAAGAATACATTACCAAATATTTTGGTTTTGATAAAGTGTTGCCCATGAATACTGGTGCCGAAGCAGTGGAAACCGCTTTAAAAATTTGTAGAAAATGGGCTTATGAGAAAAAAGGGATTCCCGAAAATGAAGCTCAAATCATTGTTTGCGACGGTAATTTCCACGGAAGAACCACTACAATCATTTCGTTTTCCAATGATGAAAATGCCCGTAAAAATTTTGGTCCTTATACCGCCGGATTTATCAAAATAGCTTACGACGATTTAGAGGCTTTGGAAAAAGCCATAACGTCTTCTAAAAATATTGCCGGTTTCTTAGTCGAGCCAATCCAAGGCGAAGCAGGTGTTTATGTGCCGAGTGAAGATTATTTGGCGAAAGCCAAAGCCTTGTGCAAAGCCAATAATGTTTTATTTATTGCCGATGAAGTGCAAACCGGTATTGCCAGAACAGGATCATTATTAGCAGTTTGCGGTAATTGTACTTGTGAGAATCAATGTGAAAAACAAAGCAGTTATGTCACTCCTGATGTTTTGATTTTAGGCAAAGCCGTTTCAGGTGGTGTTTATCCGGTATCTGCCGTTTTGGCCAATAATGACATTATGAATGTCATCAAACCCGGTCAACATGGTTCTACTTTTGGTGGTAATCCAATTGCAGCAGCGGTTGCAATGGCCGCATTGGAGGTTGTAAGTGAAGAACATTTGGCGCAAAATGCTCGAAGATTGGGGAAAATTTTCCGAACAGAATTAGCAAAATATATTGAAACCAGTAACATTGCCACTTTAGTTCGTGGAAAAGGTTTGCTCAATGCAATAGTAATTAATGATACGGAAGACAGCGACACGGCATGGAATATCTGTATGAAATTGGCCGAAAACGGTTTACTGGCCAAACCAACACATGGCAATATAATCCGTTTTGCACCGCCGTTGGTAATGACTGAAACGCAATTGTCAGATTGTGTATCAATCATCATTAGTACTTTAAAGCAATTTGAAAAATAG
- a CDS encoding DUF1003 domain-containing protein, translated as MGSKVSFKSAISGVDFPEKERVYGHQIRQTVLNLIQKDHPDFKHNDCISNSELNIYREKYISKYLQTEVGELSELQEKVLKSLSNGKSLVSKVEYEKDNRTFGQKIADKVADFGGSWTFIISFFVFILIWIGSNVYILLNKGFDPYPFILLNLILSCLAALQAPIIMMSQNRQEEKDRARAKKDYMINLKSELEIRLIDDKLDHLIQHQQQELIEIQKVQIEMMNDILERIKK; from the coding sequence ATGGGTTCAAAAGTCAGTTTTAAAAGCGCTATTTCGGGAGTAGACTTTCCGGAGAAAGAAAGGGTGTACGGACACCAAATCAGGCAAACGGTTTTAAACCTAATCCAAAAAGACCATCCGGATTTTAAACATAATGATTGTATCTCGAATAGTGAATTAAACATTTACCGAGAAAAATACATTTCAAAATACCTCCAAACCGAAGTAGGCGAATTGTCTGAACTCCAAGAAAAGGTTTTGAAATCATTGTCCAACGGAAAATCTTTGGTAAGTAAAGTTGAATATGAGAAAGACAATCGAACTTTCGGTCAAAAAATTGCCGATAAAGTGGCCGATTTTGGCGGAAGCTGGACGTTTATCATTTCATTCTTCGTTTTTATTTTAATTTGGATTGGTTCCAACGTGTATATTTTACTCAACAAAGGTTTTGATCCTTATCCGTTTATTTTATTGAACTTGATTCTCTCTTGTTTGGCTGCCTTACAAGCTCCGATTATTATGATGAGCCAAAACCGTCAGGAAGAAAAAGATCGAGCACGAGCCAAGAAAGACTATATGATTAACCTAAAATCAGAGCTTGAAATCAGATTGATTGATGACAAATTAGACCATTTAATCCAGCACCAACAACAAGAATTGATAGAAATACAAAAGGTTCAGATTGAGATGATGAATGATATCTTGGAAAGAATTAAAAAATAA
- a CDS encoding DUF1697 domain-containing protein gives MHRHLALLRGINVSGHKMINMVALKKALEGIGFTNVVTYIQSGNVFVDTEEESPGKVGFLIKQEIFKEFGHDVPVIVIGKEDLQACLDRNLFLNDEGVDLKKLYVSFISSELPENMITQLNLNFIKPDEIQLDGKRIYLKYDVSPAKTRLDNKWIEKSMNVVSTTRNWNTVNKLLEMFNGH, from the coding sequence ATGCATAGGCATTTAGCTTTACTCCGCGGCATCAATGTCTCGGGACACAAAATGATAAATATGGTGGCTTTGAAAAAAGCACTTGAAGGCATTGGCTTTACCAATGTGGTGACATATATACAATCGGGAAATGTGTTTGTGGATACAGAGGAAGAAAGTCCGGGGAAAGTTGGTTTCCTAATCAAGCAGGAAATTTTCAAAGAATTTGGTCATGATGTTCCCGTGATTGTCATTGGCAAAGAAGATTTACAAGCGTGTTTGGACCGAAATTTATTTCTCAACGATGAAGGCGTTGATTTAAAGAAACTCTATGTTTCCTTTATCTCTTCAGAATTGCCGGAGAATATGATTACCCAACTCAACTTAAACTTTATCAAGCCCGATGAAATTCAACTCGACGGTAAAAGAATTTACTTGAAATATGACGTTTCACCGGCCAAAACCAGACTGGATAACAAATGGATAGAGAAGAGTATGAATGTGGTTTCTACGACGCGCAATTGGAATACCGTAAATAAACTGTTGGAAATGTTTAATGGTCATTAA
- the rlmD gene encoding 23S rRNA (uracil(1939)-C(5))-methyltransferase RlmD: MGRKQTNKVIFEKITVLDAGAKGVSVAKAPEGQIIFIPNVVPGDVVDVQTLKKRKAYFEGKAIKFHEYSSDRVEPVCQHFGACGGCKWQNMNYEKQLFYKNQEVFNNLKRIGKIELPEFEPILGSEKQFFYRNKMEFGFSDTRWMTDAEIQSGVEFDNKNALGFHIPRMWDKILDIEKCHLQEDPSNAIRNEIKRFATENDLEFFNARNHTGLLRTLMIRTASTGEIMVLIQFYKEDKTQRELLLNHIYETFPQITSLQYVINGKANDTLYDQDIKLFKGRDYILEEMEGLHFSINAKSFYQTNSDQAYELYKITREFAGLTGNEVVYDLYTGTGTIAQFVSKQAKKVIGVEAVPEAIFDAKENAKRNSITNCEFFVGDMKNVFNDDFIAQHGQPDVIITDPPRDGMHKDVVEQILKIAPDKVVYVSCNSATQARDLALMDEKYKVTRVRPVDMFPQTHHVENVVLLERR, translated from the coding sequence ATGGGAAGAAAACAAACCAACAAAGTCATTTTTGAAAAGATTACTGTTTTAGATGCCGGTGCCAAAGGCGTATCAGTGGCTAAAGCTCCGGAAGGTCAAATCATTTTTATACCCAATGTCGTTCCCGGCGATGTGGTAGACGTGCAAACACTTAAAAAACGCAAAGCCTATTTTGAAGGCAAAGCCATTAAATTTCATGAATATTCTTCGGATAGAGTTGAGCCGGTTTGCCAACACTTTGGCGCTTGTGGCGGTTGCAAATGGCAGAACATGAACTATGAAAAACAGTTGTTTTATAAAAACCAAGAAGTGTTTAATAATCTGAAACGCATTGGTAAAATTGAGTTGCCTGAATTTGAGCCGATTTTAGGTTCGGAAAAACAATTCTTTTACAGAAACAAAATGGAGTTTGGGTTCTCCGACACGCGTTGGATGACCGATGCCGAGATTCAATCCGGAGTTGAATTTGACAATAAAAATGCTTTAGGTTTTCATATTCCACGCATGTGGGACAAAATATTAGACATCGAGAAATGTCATTTACAAGAAGATCCATCCAATGCGATTCGCAATGAAATCAAGCGTTTTGCTACTGAAAATGATTTAGAATTCTTCAATGCCAGAAATCATACCGGTTTGTTGCGAACCTTGATGATTCGCACTGCTTCTACCGGTGAAATCATGGTGCTGATTCAGTTTTATAAAGAAGACAAAACACAGCGAGAACTATTGCTAAACCATATCTATGAAACATTTCCGCAAATTACTTCTTTGCAATATGTGATTAATGGCAAAGCCAATGATACGCTGTATGACCAAGATATTAAACTGTTCAAAGGCAGAGATTACATTTTGGAAGAAATGGAAGGTTTGCATTTTAGTATTAATGCCAAATCATTTTACCAAACCAATTCCGACCAAGCTTACGAATTATACAAAATCACGAGAGAATTTGCAGGGTTAACCGGTAATGAAGTGGTTTACGATTTATACACCGGAACCGGAACTATTGCTCAATTCGTTTCCAAACAAGCAAAAAAAGTAATTGGAGTAGAAGCCGTTCCGGAAGCTATTTTTGATGCCAAAGAAAATGCCAAACGCAATAGTATCACCAACTGTGAGTTCTTCGTTGGAGATATGAAAAACGTATTCAACGATGACTTCATCGCCCAACACGGACAACCGGATGTTATCATCACTGATCCGCCAAGAGATGGCATGCACAAAGACGTGGTAGAACAAATCCTGAAAATCGCTCCGGATAAAGTAGTTTACGTAAGTTGTAATTCAGCAACACAAGCACGAGACTTGGCTTTGATGGATGAAAAATACAAAGTAACACGCGTTCGTCCGGTAGATATGTTTCCGCAAACCCATCACGTGGAAAATGTTGTACTTTTGGAAAGAAGATAA
- a CDS encoding DUF6452 family protein — MKKILLLLLLTLSFSGCEKDDICVDETTPRLILEFYDASNPANLKNVTNLKVTGFGLTNPLKTFNAVSVVELPLKTTEDVTKYGLILNSTSTTPGVANLDYLEFNYTRNTVFVSRACGYKTIFELNSGNGVLLTDAETPDLEWIQSINIQTNNIETEDEVHIKIYF, encoded by the coding sequence ATGAAAAAGATATTATTACTATTACTACTTACCCTTTCCTTCTCCGGTTGTGAAAAAGATGATATTTGTGTAGATGAAACCACACCGCGATTGATTCTCGAATTTTACGACGCTTCCAATCCGGCGAATTTAAAAAATGTAACCAACTTAAAAGTTACCGGTTTCGGACTAACCAATCCGTTAAAGACTTTCAACGCCGTGAGTGTGGTTGAATTACCGTTAAAAACCACTGAAGATGTTACCAAGTACGGATTGATCTTAAACAGTACCAGCACTACACCGGGTGTGGCCAACTTGGATTATCTCGAATTTAATTATACCCGAAACACTGTTTTTGTTTCCAGGGCTTGTGGTTATAAAACAATCTTTGAGCTTAACTCGGGTAATGGTGTTCTGCTCACAGATGCTGAAACACCCGATTTAGAATGGATTCAAAGCATCAACATACAAACCAATAATATTGAAACTGAAGATGAAGTACATATCAAAATTTACTTTTAG
- a CDS encoding DUF6048 family protein, with product MKYISKFTFSIVLTVLLSLTGNAQVKTTAKKDSIPPKTERYGLRLGVDLFKLSRSFYEKDYRGLELVGDYRLTRKHYLAAEIGNEDKTVDDDQVNFTTKGTYLKIGFDYNSYQNWLDMENIISVGLRYGISSFSQNLNSYQIYDPNNSYFGVAPTVYPNQPFKGLSAQWIEVVAGMKAEVFNNVFVGFSFRLNRLVTQKQPNNFENLYIPGFNRTYNGDFGVGFNYTVSYFIPLYKSTVKAKDKAEEKAKKAQKK from the coding sequence ATGAAGTACATATCAAAATTTACTTTTAGTATAGTCCTGACGGTGTTACTTTCATTGACAGGCAATGCACAAGTAAAAACCACCGCCAAGAAAGACAGTATTCCTCCTAAAACGGAACGTTACGGTTTGCGACTTGGAGTGGATTTGTTCAAACTCTCGAGATCATTTTATGAAAAAGACTATCGCGGTTTGGAATTGGTTGGTGATTATCGTTTGACTCGCAAGCATTATCTGGCGGCTGAAATCGGGAATGAAGACAAAACCGTTGATGACGACCAAGTCAATTTTACTACCAAAGGCACTTATTTAAAAATAGGTTTTGATTACAACAGTTATCAGAATTGGCTCGATATGGAGAATATCATTTCCGTTGGTTTGCGCTACGGAATCAGTAGTTTTAGCCAAAATTTGAACAGTTACCAAATTTATGATCCGAACAACAGTTATTTCGGAGTGGCACCAACCGTTTATCCAAACCAACCTTTCAAAGGATTATCAGCGCAATGGATAGAAGTAGTAGCCGGAATGAAAGCTGAAGTATTCAACAATGTCTTCGTTGGCTTTAGTTTCAGGTTAAATCGATTGGTTACTCAAAAACAACCTAATAACTTTGAAAACCTATATATTCCGGGCTTCAACAGAACTTATAATGGTGACTTCGGGGTTGGATTCAACTACACGGTTTCCTATTTTATTCCGCTATACAAATCGACGGTAAAAGCCAAAGACAAAGCAGAAGAAAAGGCTAAAAAAGCCCAAAAGAAGTAA